The Anomaloglossus baeobatrachus isolate aAnoBae1 chromosome 5, aAnoBae1.hap1, whole genome shotgun sequence genome includes the window ttttttcgcccattctttgcagaatggacattacaacgacaggagacccgctcctttgcaatgggaacaatgttttgaggccctcatgcacgtctctacccagggacaacgtggagcctcccaatttttggctgccctgcctaagggctatactacaatagacccacttccttccaatgggcacttcaggtttacaggccctcatgcacgtctctatccagggacaacgtggagcctcccaatttttggctgccctgcctaagggctatactacaatagacccacttacttacaatgggcacttcatgtttacaggccatcatgcacgtctctatccagggacaatatggagcctgacgctgccaccgactgccacacacgtgctgtttttaaatgcaagcacggacgcaataagaacctaactggtttttaggagcgacaattactgagaagtctgacactatcagacactgctgactgacgtgtattatacactagacttgtgcgttatataatagtttgtgcaaaacgcgcacctgtaccctgccaccgactgccacacacgtgctgtttttaaatgcaagcacggacgcaataagaacctaactggtttttaggagcgacaattactgagaagtctgacactatcagacactgctgactgacgtgtattatacactagacttgtgcgttatataatagtttgtgcaaaacgcgcacctgtaccctgccaccgactgccacacacgtgctgtttttaaatgcaagcacggacgcaataagaacctaactggtttttaggagcgacaattactgagaagtctgacactatcagacactgctgactgacgtgtattatacactagatttgtgcgttatataatagtttgtgcaaaacgcgcacctgtaccctgccaccgactgccacacacgtgctgtttttaaatgcaagcacggacgcaataagaacctaactggtttttaggagcgacaattactgagaagtctgacactatcagacactgctgactgacgtgtattatacactagacttgtgcgttatataatagtttgtgcaaaacgcgcacctgtacgctgccactgactgccacacacgtgctgtttttaaatgcaagcacggacgcaataagaacctaactggtttttaggagcgacaattactgagaagtctgacactatcagacactgctgactgacgtgtattatacactagacttgtgcgttatataatagtttgtgcaaaacgcgcacctgtacgctgccaccgactgccacacacgtgctgtttttaaatgcaagcacggacgcaataagaacctaactggtttttaggagcgacaattactgagaagtctgacactatcagacactgctgactgacgtctattatacactagacttgtgcgctatataatagtttgtgcaaaacgcgcacctgtaccctgccaccgactgccacacacgtgctgtttttaaatgcaagcacggacgcaataagaacctaactggtttttaggagcgacaattactgagaagtctgacactatcagacactgctgactgacgtgtattatacactagacttgtgcgttatataatagtttgtgcaaaacgcgcacctgtacgctgccaccgactgccacacacgtgctgtttttaaatgcaagcacggacgcaataagaacctaactggtttttaggagcgacaattactgagaagtctgacactatcagacactgctgactgacgtgtattatacactagacttgtgcgttatataatagtttgtgcaaaacgcgcacctgtaccctgccaccgactgccacacacgtgctgtttttaaatgcaagcacggacgcaataagaacctaactggtttttaggagcgacaattactgagaagtctgacactatcagacactgctgactgacgtgtattatacactagacttgtgcgttatataatagtttgtgcaaaacgcgcacctgtaccctgccaccgactgccacacacgtgctgtttttaaatgcaagcacggacgcaataagaacctaactggtttttaggagcgacaattactgagaagtctgacactatcagacactgctgactgacgtgtattatacactagacttgtgcgttatataatagtttgtgcaaaacgcgcacctgtaccctgccaccgactgccacacacgtgctgtttttaaatgcaagcacggacgcaataagaacctaactggtttttaggagcgacaattactgagaagtctgacactatcagacactgctgactgacgtgtattatacactagacttgtgcgttatataatagtttgtgcaaaacgcgcacctgtaccctgccaccgactgccacacacgtgctgtttttaaatgcaagcacggacgcaataagaacctaactggtttttaggagcgacaattactgagaagtctgacactatctggactgttttacactgtgtacaccagccccagatatgatgaaggctggtatacggtcaccactaccctgcctgcctgcctgtatactgctacaatagtcctgacaaggactcttctggtcactagcctgtattccgacctggctataccctgcctgtatatagcaacaatagtcctgagaaggactctgctactgtactccgacctggctataccctgcctgcctgtatacaactagaatagtcctgagaaggacttctggtcacactgtttgcagccctgctccggaactaactataaagggccgcaaagctttccctgaatcagcgacactctccctgcactgactgtctggatagttgtgagcagagcacagcgcgccggccgatataaaggctcggtcacgctgtgcaggccggccaatcactgcaattccacaactaacagggctgtggcattgcagtggtctgccagccaatccctgcatgagggctggctctcaaaagagcgccaacatgcagaaatgaagaccacgagtacagcacgagtatcgcgagattactcggtccccgccgagcagcccgagtacagcgatactcgtgcgagtaccgagtagtgacaagcatgctcgctcatcactattattgaGCATTCAAGTGGAGAGTAGATATGGTTAGTATCGAAAGTCGCCAGGTGAAAAACCTCTCCAGTAGGTGTCTCCACCTCTCTTAAACCAGTTAGATAGTGAAAAAGTAGAGGTCTAGGCTGTAAACAACAATACACAGGTTGTTATAACTTCATAAAAACTGAATTAGCAGCCATTTCAAGTAAAAAGGTCAAGGTGAAAAACTGCAGCAGAGCCACCGAGCTCAGCACTATCGTGATGTCAGTCGTCAGCACTGCAGAGATCAACACATTCAATGTCAGCTGCAGGCAAACAGAGGCAGATCTGAGAGaataagtaaagggggctttacacgcaacgacatcgctaacgagctgTCGTTGAGGGGTTACgggattcgtgacgcacatccagcctcgttagcaacgttgttgcatgtgaaacgcaggaacgaccgttaactatcaaaagtactcacctaatcgttgacacgtcgttctaatcccaaatgttgttgctgttgcaggacgcaggttgtttgtcgttcctgcggcaccacacatcgctgtgtgacaccgcaggaacgaggaacaacatcgtacctgcggccgccggcaatgaggaaggaaggaagtgggcgggatgttatggccactcatctccgcccctcagcttctattgggcggccgcttagtgacgccgcacgaaccgccccgttagaaaggaggcggttcgccggccacagcgacgtcgctaggaaggtaagtacgtgtgacgggttttagcgatattgtgcgccatgggcagcgatttgcccgtgacgcacaaatgacgggggcgggtgctttcacgagcgacatcgctagcgatgtcactgcgtgtaaagcccccttttaagCTCGGGTGGGCATGGGTTTACACCTAACTAGGCCTATGGGTAAAAGTTTGTTTAAATCTGAAAGCCAGCCTTAAAACAGTGTTCTAAAAAATtaacaaaattatttttatttttggcaGATAACTGTACCGGGAATTCAGAGGAAGATATGATATTTTCAGATTTTAAAGCAGAGGATGATGGTATTATACCATATATTTATGAAGAGCATGCCATTATCCCAGATATGCCTACAGCCCTTGACAGCAAAAATCTATCGTTTGATCCTTATCTACAGTTCCTattttctgattcatcacagactgttaagcaaaacataaataacacaCGTTACGGTGAACACCAAGGAACTTGTTCAAGAAAGAAAAaattttcctgttcagaatgtggaaaatgtttaaaGGATAAGTTTGCTTTAGTaatacatgagagaattcatacaggagagaagcctttctcatgttcagaatgtgggaaatgttttaggacTAAAGAcaaacttgttagacatcagaaaattcacacaggggaaaagccacatttatgttcagaatgtgggaaatgttttaggacTAAAGCAAAACTagatagacatcagaaaattcacacaggggaaaggccatatttatgtttagaatgtgggaaacgttttagaGAAAAATTCagacttgttacacatcagagaactcacacaggtgagaagccgttttcatgttcagaatgtggaagatgTTTTAACTATAAATCAGTTTTAGTtgcacatcaaagaattcacacaggggagaagccatattcatgttcagaatgtggaaagtgttttgCCCAAAACTCTTCTCTGTTTGCACATCAAAAATCTCACAAAAGAAAGAAGTCGTTTTCATGTATAGAATACGGGAAATATTTCACAGGGAAATCTCATGTTCTTAAAAATCAGCGTAATCACTCAAAGAAGTAGCCATTCCTTGTGTAATAGATCTTATTACATGCTGAAATCATTCTGCAGGAATATTAGGCTATGTAGACTGAATAGCTTCTCATAGTTTTCCCCAAAAATTGGTTCTCTGTATCACTGCCAACTGtagtcttttacttttttttttttgagacaaCAATGAGACTCAAACTATTGATTGCTATGAAAGTCCATCCATACGAAGAATCATGAGTTGTGTGTTCTGACCCAATAGAGCAGCACTGGAGTAATTTTCATTGTGTACGACTGTGCTGCCTTTTTATTGTTCTATGACCCCTTTCGTCAACAAGTTGTTAACATACACAAAATCCTCTTACACTGAATGGTCTTTTCATTCACAAAGTTCTTGGTAAACGTTGTACCATTGCATGAGAAAATCCTATAAggttgacagattctttttaaataAAATTCAAAATCACACAAAtagtttgatttttttatttttttaatgtgtatTCATTCTGACACTGATTTTAATCACTCGATTTTATGCCGTCATCCAGGGTTACGTACTTTAAAATTTTCATACAGGGAGCCTCCAATCACGAAAGGGCAGATGTTGCTACTAAAGTGGCAATTTAGTGTATAGCAACCACGCACAAAGAATATTTCACGTTTATATACTTCACATAACTGCATCTTAAAGGGTCTGATGTCTCTCAACCACCTTATTTGATATCAGTTATGAAGAGATGCAGCTATACAAGATAGTTGTCCTAAAAACTATCTGATGCCAAGCTTGTATAATAGGGTGTCCTATTAAATCAATGAGACCAGATGGGCATTGGATGATCAAATGTTCTCATTGTGTACAACAGCATATCCCCATGCCTAATGTCTGTTTACAGGGTATAGAAAGGTGAGGGACAATAAATTAAAAATTGTTATGAATTATTACTAAATGTCTTCTTTTAAAACTTTTCCTTGTATTTACATCAACAAAATTAATTTGTAGGTTTTAAGCTATTGTCTTAAAACCTATGGAGTTAAGGGAGAGCTGATAAATATTCTGTCAATAACTATAATAAATAAAAAGGGAGGATAAGATACTGGATCCCTAAGTGAACTTCTGCTTTTTGCCTTCAAAGGAGTAAATGTCTTTTAGGCAGCAAATGAAAAGTAATTTCTTGACATTAACGTGTTGGAAGCAAGAAAAATGAGAAAGTGAAGGGATGTGAAGGACAGTTTGAGATGACTAGAAGACAATAACTTGTACTGAAAATGTTGATCTCAGTTAACAAGTAAAAGGTGATAAAAAAAGACCAATCTGAAACAATGTAGTTAAGGAAAAAGTAAAAAATagtagatttttggtactcactgtaaaatatGTTTCTCTTTAGTCTTCATTGGGGAAGCAGAACCCTGGGATAGTCTGCTGACACATATAGCCTGAAACAGATATTACACAGAACTAAAAATTATCTCTTCTTCAGCAGACTACACCTTGCCTAACCGGGTAAAGATGTGTCCCACAATGAagaggtctaaagggtgctttacatgctgcgatatcgttaccaatatcgctagcgagcgtacccgcccccgtcggttgtgcgtcacgggaaaatcgctgcctatGGTGCACAACatagctaacacccgtcacacagacttaccttcactgcgacgtcgctgttgctggcgaaccacctcctttctaagggggtggttcatgcggcgtcacagcgacgtcacacggcagccgtccaataacagaggaggggcagagatgagcggctggaacatgccgcccacctccttccttcctcattgccggtagacggaggtaagcagatgttcgtcgctcctgcggtgtcacacataccgatgtctactcaccagacaacgatatttggtgtttgaacgacctctccaaaaccaacgatttttacctcttttgcgatcgttgaaggtcgctcgaaggtgtcacacgctgcgatgtcgctaacgacgctggatgtccatcacaaacactgtgaccccgacgataaatcattagcgatgtcgcagcgtgtaaagcaccctttaggggaaAACATTtccccttgcggagactgacacaccaatctggcaTGCTAGTGAGAAGACTTATGCTCCTCtggaaaatatgcaaattgtctcttcagggaggaaggagacaaactttagtgccaactattggaagcagcaatcctaaaagtcaaaatcgaCCCCTTAACGAGCCTTGTGATAAGACTTAAGATTTAACCAGAgcaaaacctcaatttgcagacatggtgttttgaggtgattgcccttcgtcagtgcaaagtatgagatctgatctggctgtatgagaagctaagacggggtctaaggggaaaacttttctccttgccgaGACTGACAATGAAGACAATGAAGACTAACAAGAaacagattttacagtgagtaacaAAAATCTACTTTTCTCGGTCGCTTTATTGAAGGACACAGGACCCTGGGAcacccaaaagctgtccctggcgcGGGAAAGGAAACAAAATAATAAATATTCTGTTAATATCACAAAACTTACTAGTGTAGCTCAAGCGGAAGCTTGATTAACTGCTACCTGCAAAATCATCCTGCCCAAACTTGCATCAGCCAAAGCAAGGGTAGGGACCCTGTAAAATTAGGAAAAGATATGTACTGATGCCCAGGGAGCTGCCTTACAGAGCTGCAGGGCTGAGGCCTGATGACGAACTACCCAGGAAGCCCCTACTGCTTTATTAGAATGCGCCCTGCCATTAAATGCGGGAACCCTGTCCTTTGATTTATAAGCCTGAACAATTGTTTTTTTAAGCCAGTGAGAGATAGTTGCTTTGGAAGCGGCTTGATCCTTGCGGGGTTCCATTTGGTAGAACGAATAAGGAATTGGACCACCTAAACGTGGCGGTGGCTGACAAACGTATGACCCTAATAACATCCAGACAGTGTAGTTTTTTTTCCATAGGATGAGATGGAGAAAATAAAAGAAAAGCAAGATAATGTCCTCATTAAGGTGGAAAGCGTAAAGAACCTAGGGGAAAAAAGTCGGAGCCCGTCCTCAAAACCACCTTGTCTCGATGAAGAACAAGGTAGGGAGCTTGTCAGGAGAGCTCAGCCAATTCAGAAACCCTTCTAATAGAAGCTATTGCTGTAAGAAAAGTCACCTATTTCAGACAGAGAGGTGGGATGTCCCTAGTAGGCTCAAAGGGAGGAGCCTGAAGCACCTCTAAATATAGATTAAGGTCTCAGGATTCTAGGGGTGGCTGGTAAGGAGGTCTGATCTGCACCACTCAGAGAAAAGTTCTGAACAATGGTTCCATGGTCAAATACTGTAGCTCTGGAATAAATTAGCCGGGGCTTAAGCGCTAGCCCTGCTTCTAGTCTGGAACGCAAAAATAGACAGCAGAGACGGCAAAGAAAAAAAACCATTGGGGAAATAAACTTAAGATTTGCACCAACGAAAGAAAACCTCCAAATGCGATGGTAACATACCAGCTTTCTTCCACTAATCATGGTCTGGATAACTGGCTCTGAGAGGCAAGACCTCCTCAGAACCAAGGCTTCAAGAGGCATGCCATTAAAGCAAGAGGGTGTAAATTGCGGTGATAAAACGGACCCTGAGACAAAAGGTCTTGATGGTTCTGAAGGGGCCATGAGTCAGCGCCTGGTAGGTGTTGATGTCCGAATAGGAGACCCTCCATGACCAATCCTTAGCCACTAGGATCTCATTGGAACCCCTTCTGTTCTGACCTTCTTGAGAAGCCTGTGAAGAACAAGAAGAGGTGGGAAGAGATATGGTAGCAAGAACTGGGACCAAAGAATTGCCAGAGTGTCGACCCCAACCGCCCGTGTATACCGAGATCTTGCAAAAAATACTGGCACTCTGTGGTATAACCTGGAATCTATTGGATAAACATCCGGAGTGCCCCAAGAAAAACAAATCTGCCTGAACACTCTCCCAGGTCTATTTGCTGGTGGCTGAAGAAGTCAGCTTCCCAGTTGTCTACATGAGGAATGTAAACCGCCGATATCAGAGGAACCTTGTTTCTGCCCATCTTAGCATTCTTGACACCTCTAACATGGCGATCCGACGTCTTATCCCCCATGACAGTTGATATATCCTACTGCACTGCTGTGGCGCTATCTGACTGAATTCTGACTGGTAGTCCTATAAATATGTGCTGCCAATGAAGGAGAGCTCGATGGATAGCCCTAAGCTCCAGCATATTGATCAGGAGAAGCCTCTCCTGATCGTCTCAAATTCTGTTACAGGCAGAACGGAAATGACCGATCCAGCAGACAGGGATGAGGATTCACTAAACCATGGATCAAGGGTTTACCTTGGAGGGGCGTAAATAAGCATCTATATGGTCCTATCTAGAGCATCTGTTGGTGAGGTTAGGTTTGTGCTGCAGGTAGCCGCCAAGTACCACCCCAAGGCAGTCCCCGTTTTCGCTGATGCTGACACAGGGACACTAAAGCAGATTCAAGCAGTTGGACAGGTTTGGGTTCAGGATTTTCAGGATTGGGACTGAATCAGGTCTACGGGAGAGAACAAAATCTGAAGATCTGAAACAGGATGCAGGGACTAAACAATGAGCTAGTAGCCACATAAGCTACTGAACAAATGCTGCATAGGCACCTCCCggtaggggagggtgccttaaatacctagtattCCCCTGCAACAGCCTGAGAACAGATCAGGTACTTCCTGGCTATAGGCTGGGAACACATCAGGTATACGCGCCCCTGTAAGAAGTGGGCAGTGTGCGCAACTTAAATGCGCGGCGAGGAAGCCCACATGGTGTGGAAGCTGGGAGCTGCGATGGGAACAAAGTTGGAGGAAACAGCAGGGCGTTGAGAATGTCAGCATCCTTGCCTGTCAGTGCAGGGAATGCCGGCATTACAAGTTCCCTGTGCTGAAAAATGTCAAAACACTTCCTGCCAtctggagaggctggcatccgtggtcagaaTCTCCATTAGAATGGGGAGAAAATAACGACTCTTGGATAGGAGGAAGGGGGTCAACAACCATCTGAGGGACTGACGGCACCAAAGTGGGACGTGAATAGGTCAATCTAGGGACTGTAATGACCTATCTTAAAGTGCTAGAAGCGTGTTTTACAATTTCTTCAATGGAACTGACTGAACCGCACCTACTCAGGAGATCCAAAAAACCTTCTTTATTGCAAAAACCGTGTATATAAAAACATAGTGCAATTTTAAAAGTAGACcacgtctacgcgtttcaggccccAAAAACTTGGCACTTAATCATGACAAGATTACATTGAAAATGAAAGACATTATATACTAGGAAAAAACAATAGGTGGAGCCAGTGAAGAAAACACATGTAGACGTTCAATATCATTAACTCGAACTTGCTCACAGGCACATCATTAAATCTTCACCACCTGCAATCGGAAAAATAGGCACAGATTTCTTTACATTTAATACATACGTTTTCTTTAATATAAGTATGCCAAATCATTCTTATAATTTAATCCAGGAGGTATGCGACAATTCATCTTAAGTATTCATTTAGCCTCACACTTCCTAACCAAATACGTCCAGTCACCCCCTCTCAGGGGCAAATTAACCCTCTCAATGCCATGCACGATTAGTGTCTCAACATTACCTCCGTGTACATCATGAAAATTTCTAGCTAAACAGACATTGATCTTGatatttcctttatttttggtACCGCATCTCTAATATGTTCCGAAAAACGTACCTTTAACTTACGAATAGTAGATCCCACATAAATTAAATCACAAGCTATACATTTAGCAAGATGCACTATGTGTGTAGATTTACAATTAATGAGGGTCTTTTTTCCCACTCGTTTCTGCATGTTTTTGGCAGGATCCGGCCTGTCTTGGAACCGGGCACCTAATCATTCACCACATGAATTGCAAGGTATAGGTgagctgttgtttttttgtttttttcctctaagTACTGACTGAACAGATCCGCTTTGAATGCTGCTACCATTTGCAGTAAAACTCTCAAGCAAAACCAGAGTGGAAATTTGCCTGAACGTCCGACTAGAGGACCACAGAATCACCCTCTTTTCTTTGAGGAAAGACAGATCCCCGAGTCGTGTTGACAATCATCTCCAGAAAGAGAAGCCGCTGAGTGAGAAACTAGTGTGGAGTTTGTCTGATTGACAACACACCCAAATTGGTGTAGAGTATGTAAAACGATGTCAAGTTCTCTAAATTTTGAGCCTGTCTGGGAGCATTCACAAGAATGTCGTCTAGATAGGTTATTACACCTCTATACCTCTGGAATGGAGGAGCACCATAATTGGTGCCAAAAGCTTTGTAAAAACTCTGGATGCTGAGGCCAGACGGAAACGTAGAGACGTGAATTGATAATGATCTTAATCAATCGCAAACGAAAGGAAATACTGATGAGCCGGGAATATCCGCATATGCAAGTAAGCGCCCTCAATGTCTATTGATGACATAAACTTGCCAGTCTCAATGGACGCGATAACGGAGCGGATTGACCCTATCTAGAAGTGCTTTATTTTCACCCACCTGTTTATATATCTTAGATCCAGAAAGGGCCGAActgagccatccttcttggggaTAATGAAAACGTTTATAATAATAGATACCTCTGAACCTTTCTAAAGGGTGAACTTGCAATTATCCCTGCCTGAAGGAGAATGGCAATAGCCTGATAAAAAAAATCTTGTTTAACACTTTGAGAACCTGGGGGATGGGATCTGAAAAAAAACATTCTCGTGGAATGGAAGAGATGTTTATTCTGTAGCCTGAGGAAACGATCTCTCTTACCACTTCACCCCCAAGCATGCTCCCTGACAATGAAGAAGGTGATCGCCCATCCGGGAAGGATCCCCAAGTGGGGGCTGCCTGTCATGCTTCAACCCCTCTGCTGCTTCGAAGGCCAGAGCTCTTCTGACTCTGAGATACATGGGGCCAACTTTGGCGAGCGGGTACCACTGGAATAAGGATGGAGCTGCAAAGTATTGCACTTTCTGGACAGCATGCTGGCTCTTGCGTGAGGCAGAAGAGTACTCTTACCACCCATGGCATCAGCAATAATCTTATCCAGCTTGGAACCGAACAAATGTGACCCATGAAAAGGAAGTCCCGTTAAAGAATTCTTTGAAGCTAGAATTGCCCTCCACATCTTGAGCTACCACATGCAGCGGATACCTACACAACTGCTCAAGTCTGAGTGGAGCACTATGCTGCATCCAAAGATGCAGCACATAAATACTTAGCGATCTGGTCTGCTATTTAAGCTAACTCAATTTCCTGTGACATAGGTACTTAGTCCAGACTGAAACAGCCTTAGCCACCCAAGTGGCAGCGGAGACCGGACAAAGGGATGACCCTATCACCTCAAAAGTGAACTTAGTTACAGACTCAATACATCTGTCTGTTCTGTCTGTTGGATCCTTCAAAGCAGCCACATCGCTGAGGGGTAAGGTGGTGGTTCTAGAAACGCGAGACACAGGAGTGTTGACCACAGGTGGAGTGGACCAAGAATCCACCAAATCTGCTGGGAAAGGATACAATACCTCCAAGCAACTATGCTTTTGAAACAGTCTACCTGGGTTCTCCCAGGCCTTCTTTAATAGCTCAGTGAAATCCTCATGGTCAGCAAAGGACCTCAGCACACATTTGCCTCTCCTTAAGAAACCTGCTTCATTAGGTTGATGGGGTTCTGCTAGTCTGACTGGTAGGGAAGAATCAACAGCCGTAATTAAACTCTCAACCAGTCAGAATGCTCCAGAGACTGTGGTCTCTGTGGAGATAGAAAGCCTCAAGTAGCTCTTCCAGCGATTTAGATCTGGAGGAAGAAGATACTCAAGGGCATTTAGAATGCCGCCGAGGTCTGCAATGTTCATAAGCAGTCACAGGAAGGTTTGACTTGTTACAAGAGTCAGCCAGAGCTCCCCaggcagcagaagtcacaggaagTAACAACCTGAGTAAGTTATTATGTCCAGGCGGGGGAGACACATCTCTTCTGACCCCATTTAAGTCCCTAGAGCAGGTTTCTGTAAGGGGGGAGGAGTACAGGCCATACAATAGGGTAcagtgttgtgaacacatttggactgggttccggttTGGGCTCCCTTTTGTGGCCAGTGCTGATAGTAGAGTTGGTCTGcataacagaagccagacagctgatgattggaaatc containing:
- the LOC142312053 gene encoding gastrula zinc finger protein XlCGF66.1-like isoform X2, encoding MDRDKMVERILHLTLEILFRLTGEDYTVVKKTSSERCQDLVSEGWETPLSPITGPPPHPLIHEDIDDQKILELTYRMIELLTGEVPMRCQDVAVYFSMEEWEYLEGHKALYKDVMLEDPQPLTSPVLSSKMTTPERCPHPLLPRDWLEENYPVPQDHEVEDLTHINTTETYVMGDEWCKEEIPTDDYPDNCTGNSEEDMIFSDFKAEDDGIIPYIYEEHAIIPDMPTALDSKNLSFDPYLQFLFSDSSQTVKQNINNTRYGEHQGTCSRKKKFSCSECGKCLKDKFALVIHERIHTGEKPFSCSECGKCFRTKDKLVRHQKIHTGEKPHLCSECGKCFRTKAKLDRHQKIHTGERPYLCLECGKRFREKFRLVTHQRTHTGEKPFSCSECGRCFNYKSVLVAHQRIHTGEKPYSCSECGKCFAQNSSLFAHQKSHKRKKSFSCIEYGKYFTGKSHVLKNQRNHSKK
- the LOC142312053 gene encoding gastrula zinc finger protein XlCGF66.1-like isoform X1 codes for the protein MDRDKMVERILHLTLEILFRLTGEDYTVVKKTSSERCQDLVSEGWETPLSPITGPPPHPLIHEDIDDQKILELTYRMIELLTGEVPMRCQDVAVYFSMEEWEYLEGHKALYKDVMLEDPQPLTSPVLSSKMTTPERCPHPLLPRDWLEENYPVPQDHEVDGEKVEDLTHINTTETYVMGDEWCKEEIPTDDYPDNCTGNSEEDMIFSDFKAEDDGIIPYIYEEHAIIPDMPTALDSKNLSFDPYLQFLFSDSSQTVKQNINNTRYGEHQGTCSRKKKFSCSECGKCLKDKFALVIHERIHTGEKPFSCSECGKCFRTKDKLVRHQKIHTGEKPHLCSECGKCFRTKAKLDRHQKIHTGERPYLCLECGKRFREKFRLVTHQRTHTGEKPFSCSECGRCFNYKSVLVAHQRIHTGEKPYSCSECGKCFAQNSSLFAHQKSHKRKKSFSCIEYGKYFTGKSHVLKNQRNHSKK